The genome window AGAAATACTAAAAAGGCTATAATCAATAATGTTAACCAAGCGCCTCTAGAGTAAGTGAGTATCAAACAAAAGCTAGATAAAACTAAAGATATAATATTTATCCTTCTGTATGTAATATTTTCTAAAGAAGTTAACTGAAGGCAGCTGCAAAAGACCAAATAACCTGCTAATACATTTGGATTCAGTAAACTTGAGTAGGCTCGCATAGTAATACTATATACTTCACTATCTATCCATCCTGATGCAAAAAAGACGTCCTTTCCAAAATAAAATTGAATAATACCGTATATTGAAATAATTATATTACTAATTACAAAATATTTATATATGTCCATGGTATCATTAATTGAATATAAATACTTCCTAATAACAAGATACATAAAAATTAAAACAAATATTACACCCACTCCCAATAGGCTATCCATCTTGTAGTCCGATACAATTAAAGAAAAAACCCCCATAAAAAATAGGCTGAGTACAAGCTTTTCTTTGACTAATAAACATATTAAATCCTTCAATTCACCCTTTACCAATTCATAAAAAAGAAATGATAAAAAAATGGCATAGCCAGAAAATGGTATAACCGAGCTGCATATTAACGAACCAATTACTACTAGTTTAACAACCTGTTCCTTTTTCACTTTGATTCCTCCGAAAATTTTTACTC of Maledivibacter sp. contains these proteins:
- a CDS encoding O-antigen ligase family protein, with amino-acid sequence MKKEQVVKLVVIGSLICSSVIPFSGYAIFLSFLFYELVKGELKDLICLLVKEKLVLSLFFMGVFSLIVSDYKMDSLLGVGVIFVLIFMYLVIRKYLYSINDTMDIYKYFVISNIIISIYGIIQFYFGKDVFFASGWIDSEVYSITMRAYSSLLNPNVLAGYLVFCSCLQLTSLENITYRRINIISLVLSSFCLILTYSRGAWLTLLIIAFLVFLYRKKVIYIIYSFIFFISLLLINGSTGIERINLGKSLHDHSIQYRLEIYKATLKSIKDHFFFGSGLNTMKYYINYYSNEIDSPVYHAHNIILNILGETGFIGLIFFGIILLGIIKSIYYIYKSQNNMYKDIAISSILSLISIFIHGFIDAAIIAPQFSFFVVIIYSLIINIRHNSFLEEKIGKPCSTNINNSGGELYGTRDTGIKKSNF